A genome region from Trichosurus vulpecula isolate mTriVul1 chromosome 5, mTriVul1.pri, whole genome shotgun sequence includes the following:
- the ZBTB39 gene encoding zinc finger and BTB domain-containing protein 39, which yields MGMRIKLHSTNHPNNLLKELNKCRLSETMCDVTIVVGSRSFPAHKAVLACAAGYFQNLFLNAGLDAARTYVVDFITPANFEKILSFVYTSELFTDLINVGVIYEVAERLGMEDLLKACHSTFPDLESTVVTKPPTSSSEGRSSTQSSTSAEPAHSLGELRSVGDQFGPDRNYILHSDVGINYKEERNPSGDSNHSLPLLHQPPLSKTEEHDAPVSFTSVTSMVAQPGLGTLSIGTPANSSSFQPFKVQSNGDFGKNSYFTPDNPLDISTGSNSCPSNSDHSKDQGFGQMDELQLEELGEDDLQFEDPGEDLVPTDEVIELSDDSEEELTFGENENRESKAMPCQVCKKVLEPNIQLIRQHARDHVDLLTGNCKVCETHFQDRNSRVTHVLSHIGIFLFSCDMCETKFFTQWQLTLHRRDGVFDNNIIVHPSDPLPGKLGLFVGGTSPELKCAACGKVMVRDFHMVRGHILDHLNLKGQACSVCDQRHLSLCSLMWHTLSHLGISVFSCSVCANSFVDRHLLEKHMAVHQSLEDTLFHCHYCSQSFKSEAAYRYHVSQHKCSGGSSLDSRSGFGDRLQHPAFQKRKLPSDEFLSEELALQSQSGNSKYSCKVCGKRFAHTSEFNYHRRIHTGEKPYQCKVCHKFFRGRSTIKCHLKTHSGALMYRCTVCGHYSSTLNLMSKHITVHKGSLPPDFTIEQTFMYIIHSKEAEKNLDS from the coding sequence ATGGGCATGAGGATCAAACTACACAGCACCAATCACCCCAACAACCTACTGAAGGAGCTCAACAAGTGCAGGCTCTCAGAGACCATGTGTGATGTTACCATTGTGGTAGGAAGCCGCTCGTTCCCGGCTCACAAGGCTGTGCTTGCCTGTGCAGCAGGTTACTTCCAGAACCTTTTCCTGAATGCCGGACTAGATGCTGCCAGGACCTATGTAGTGGACTTTATCACCCCAGCCAACTTTGAGAAAATCTTGAGCTTTGTCTACACATCAGAACTCTTCACTGACTTGATCAATGTGGGTGTCATCTATGAGGTAGCTGAGCGCTTGGGCATGGAAGATCTCCTCAAGGCTTGCCACTCCACTTTCCCTGACCTAGAGAGCACAGTTGTGACTAAGCCACCCACCAGCTCCAGTGAAGGCCGTTCTAGCACCCAAAGCAGCACTTCAGCCGAACCAGCTCATTCCCTTGGAGAACTCCGAAGTGTTGGAGACCAGTTTGGTCCTGACAGGAATTACATCTTGCACAGTGATGTTGGGATAAACTATAAAGAGGAGAGAAACCCTTCCGGTGACAGCAACCACAGCCTGCCTCTGTTACACCAGCCACCACTATCTAAGACAGAAGAGCATGACGCCCCTGTCTCGTTCACTTCAGTTACAAGCATGGTAGCTCAGCCAGGCCTTGGTACCCTCAGTATAGGCACACCAGCTAATTCGAGCTCCTTCCAGCCTTTCAAGGTTCAGAGCAATGGGGACTTTGGCAAAAATAGCTACTTTACCCCTGATAACCCATTGGATATCTCCACAGGGAGTAACTCCTGTCCAAGCAACAGTGACCACTCCAAAGATCAGGGGTTTGGGCAAATGGATGAACTGCAGTTGGAGGAGCTTGGGGAAGATGACTTGCAGTTTGAAGATCCTGGAGAAGACCTAGTTCCAACAGATGAAGTGATAGAGTTGAGTGACGACAGTGAGGAGGAGCTAACATTTGGAGAAAATGAAAACCGAGAGAGTAAGGCCATGCCCTGCCAGGTGTGTAAGAAAGTGCTAGAGCCCAACATTCAGCTGATCCGGCAGCATGCTCGGGACCATGTGGACCTGCTGACGGGCAACTGCAAGGTCTGTGAGACCCACTTCCAGGACCGAAACTCAAGGGTTACCCATGTCCTGTCTCACATtggcatttttctcttttcctgtgaTATGTGTGAAACCAAATTCTTCACCCAGTGGCAGCTGACCCTTCACCGAAGGGATGGAGTATTCGACAACAATATTATTGTTCATCCCAGTGATCCACTACCTGGGAAGCTTGGTCTTTTTGTGGGGGGAACTAGCCCAGAGCTAAAGTGTGCTGCTTGTGGGAAGGTAATGGTCAGAGATTTCCACATGGTACGGGGTCACATTCTAGACCACTTAAACTTGAAGGGCCAAGCCTGTAGTGTTTGTGACCAGCGCCACCTCAGTCTCTGCAGCCTCATGTGGCACACTCTTTCCCACCTGGGCATTTCTGTCTTCTCATGCTCTGTCTGTGCCAATAGCTTTGTAGACCGGCACCTCTTGGAGAAGCACATGGCTGTTCACCAGAGCCTGGAAGATACACTCTTCCATTGCCACTACTGCAGCCAGAGCTTCAAGTCAGAGGCTGCATACCGATACCACGTCAGCCAGCACAAGTGCAGTGGAGGAAGCAGCCTTGACTCAAGATCTGGTTTTGGAGATCGATTACAGCATCCGGCTTTTCAGAAGCGGAAATTGCCATCAGATGAGTTCCTGAGTGAGGAGCTGGCCCTGCAGAGCCAATCTGGGAATAGCAAATATAGCTGCAAAGTATGTGGCAAGAGGTTTGCTCACACAAGTGAGTTCAACTACCATCGGCGAATACACACAGGAGAAAAGCCCTACCAGTGCAAGGTGTGCCATAAGTTCTTCCGTGGCCGGTCGACCATTAAATGCCACCTGAAGACACACTCGGGTGCCCTCATGTACCGCTGTACAGTCTGTGGCCACTACAGCTCCACCCTCAATCTCATGAGCAAGCACATAACTGTGCATAAGGGCAGCCTTCCACCTGACTTCACCATTGAACAGACATTCATGTACATTATCCATTCCAAAGAGGCGGAGAAGAACCTGGACAGCTGA